From a single Oceanobacillus kimchii X50 genomic region:
- a CDS encoding peptidylprolyl isomerase translates to MKKWTIAASLSIGVLALSACNSDDEIVAETAAGNITKEEFYEELKDVNGESMLQQLVTVKVLEDNYEVTDEELEEEIATMKEGFPSEEDFNTTVEQQFGGEEQLREIMYVSMLQEKAAAEDIEITEEDLKELYERKNTEVQAQHILLENEEDVAEVQQKIEDGEDFGELAKEYSADTGSAENGGDLGYFSAGSMVPEFEEAAYSLEAGEISDPVQSSHGTHIIKVNDVREKEESIGEFEDVKKELEREILLSRVDQTQIQEKINNLIQESDVKINVEGMEDLFEQEETEENTTEEDAQG, encoded by the coding sequence ATGAAGAAATGGACAATAGCAGCCTCACTTTCAATCGGGGTACTCGCATTATCTGCATGTAATTCAGACGATGAAATTGTTGCTGAAACAGCAGCAGGAAATATTACAAAAGAAGAATTTTATGAAGAATTAAAAGATGTTAATGGTGAATCCATGTTACAACAACTAGTTACTGTAAAAGTCTTAGAAGATAATTATGAAGTAACTGATGAAGAGTTAGAAGAAGAAATCGCAACCATGAAAGAAGGATTTCCTAGCGAAGAAGATTTTAATACGACTGTAGAGCAGCAATTTGGCGGCGAGGAACAACTTCGCGAAATAATGTATGTTAGTATGTTACAGGAAAAAGCTGCTGCTGAAGATATTGAAATTACCGAGGAAGATTTAAAAGAGTTATATGAACGTAAAAATACAGAAGTACAAGCACAACATATTCTGTTAGAAAATGAAGAAGATGTTGCTGAAGTACAACAAAAAATTGAAGACGGAGAAGATTTCGGTGAACTAGCGAAAGAATACTCTGCTGACACTGGAAGTGCAGAAAATGGTGGAGACCTTGGTTACTTTAGTGCGGGAAGCATGGTACCTGAATTTGAAGAAGCTGCATATTCTTTAGAAGCAGGAGAAATTAGCGATCCAGTGCAAAGTAGTCACGGGACACATATTATTAAAGTAAATGATGTACGTGAGAAAGAAGAATCAATAGGTGAATTCGAAGATGTTAAAAAAGAACTTGAGCGTGAGATTTTACTAAGTCGCGTAGATCAAACACAAATCCAAGAAAAAATTAATAATTTAATCCAAGAATCTGATGTAAAAATTAATGTAGAAGGCATGGAAGATTTATTCGAGCAAGAAGAAACCGAAGAAAATACAACTGAAGAAGACGCACAAGGTTAA
- a CDS encoding DUF3267 domain-containing protein, which yields MNCLKTIYLTREFGKVRLQIIALFISLLVFIISYVPLSFVHGAYQNSEKAIFPFIIAIISMPILHSLVMVLSLSILKKTTKIPFKFTGLKFPAWFCFKGVQLTKVEAFVTGIMPTIILTLPGFLISSQLADYYLYTLLWSSIHLGMTVTNFIYLYYILKSPKKVYIQHLSEGFELLLKQE from the coding sequence ATGAATTGCTTAAAAACAATTTATTTAACAAGAGAGTTTGGAAAAGTACGATTACAAATTATAGCATTATTTATTAGTCTACTTGTATTTATAATTTCATATGTACCATTATCTTTTGTACATGGAGCTTACCAAAATAGTGAGAAAGCAATTTTTCCTTTTATAATTGCAATAATTAGTATGCCAATTCTTCATTCACTAGTAATGGTCTTAAGCCTTAGTATTCTAAAGAAAACAACGAAAATACCTTTTAAATTTACTGGATTAAAATTTCCTGCATGGTTCTGTTTTAAGGGCGTACAATTAACCAAAGTAGAAGCATTTGTAACTGGTATTATGCCCACTATAATATTAACTTTACCTGGATTTTTAATAAGTAGCCAACTTGCTGATTATTATCTTTATACGCTTCTATGGTCGAGCATTCATTTAGGTATGACCGTTACTAATTTTATATATCTTTATTATATACTCAAATCACCTAAAAAGGTTTATATTCAACATTTATCAGAGGGCTTTGAATTACTTTTAAAACAAGAATAA
- a CDS encoding YtxH domain-containing protein: MSKGKSIVLGFLVGASVTAGVTLLSTPESGRQLRNRVKDQSMELGNLLYSLKEDSIKLKNQLLRTSKEGAVLVRELTEEMRKSVEDWRDTVEPHQENIHQSLEQIESSIKELESKLNSSN, encoded by the coding sequence ATGTCAAAAGGAAAATCAATAGTATTAGGCTTCCTTGTAGGTGCTTCAGTTACTGCTGGGGTAACATTACTTAGCACCCCAGAGTCAGGACGTCAGTTAAGAAATCGTGTAAAAGATCAAAGTATGGAACTTGGAAACCTACTTTATAGCTTAAAAGAAGACAGTATAAAACTAAAAAATCAATTATTACGTACCTCTAAAGAGGGAGCAGTCCTTGTTCGTGAACTTACAGAGGAAATGAGAAAATCAGTAGAGGATTGGAGAGATACTGTAGAACCTCATCAGGAAAATATCCACCAATCTTTAGAACAAATCGAATCAAGTATTAAGGAATTGGAATCAAAATTAAACAGTTCTAACTAA
- a CDS encoding tryptophan transporter, which produces MNTRILVVLALLVSIGAVLHTVVPPMLFGVKPDMLLAMMFLGIVLFPRIKYVLILSLATGFISALTTAAPGGQIANIIDKPITALIFLCLFLLLKNKIRTTIVAPILTAVGTIISGTIFLSVTLFIIGLMEGGFFALFASIVLPATIINTVIMIIIYPIVQTILKRSVNVSFT; this is translated from the coding sequence ATGAATACGAGAATATTAGTGGTACTAGCATTATTAGTAAGTATTGGAGCAGTACTGCACACTGTAGTCCCACCAATGTTATTCGGAGTAAAACCAGACATGTTACTCGCGATGATGTTTTTAGGAATTGTTTTATTCCCTAGAATCAAATATGTATTGATATTATCATTAGCTACTGGGTTTATATCCGCTTTAACGACAGCAGCACCAGGTGGTCAAATTGCAAATATCATTGATAAGCCTATAACAGCACTTATCTTTCTATGCTTATTTTTATTACTAAAAAATAAAATCCGAACCACAATCGTTGCACCAATATTAACTGCAGTAGGTACAATTATTAGCGGTACTATATTTTTAAGTGTTACATTATTTATTATTGGATTAATGGAAGGTGGATTTTTTGCATTATTTGCGTCCATTGTTTTACCGGCAACTATAATTAACACTGTAATAATGATCATTATTTATCCAATTGTGCAAACCATTTTAAAACGTTCTGTAAATGTATCATTCACATAA
- a CDS encoding HIT family protein → MSHEDCIFCKIIQGDIPSAKVYEDDNVYAFLDISQVTKGHTLVIPKEHTKNIYETSPEVAKELFARIPFIANAIKKSYNPLGMNVLNNNESAAEQSVFHLHLHLIPRYGEGDGYSPNWTVHTDEYNSDDLQEIARTIYENIN, encoded by the coding sequence ATGTCACATGAAGATTGCATTTTTTGTAAAATTATTCAAGGAGATATTCCTTCTGCAAAGGTCTATGAAGATGATAATGTATATGCTTTTTTAGATATTAGCCAAGTAACCAAAGGGCATACATTGGTCATTCCAAAAGAACATACGAAGAATATTTATGAAACATCTCCAGAGGTTGCAAAAGAATTGTTTGCACGTATTCCATTTATTGCTAATGCCATTAAGAAATCTTATAACCCGTTAGGTATGAATGTACTAAATAATAACGAATCAGCTGCAGAACAATCTGTATTTCATTTGCATCTACATCTCATTCCTCGATATGGAGAAGGAGATGGATATTCTCCTAATTGGACTGTACACACCGATGAATATAATTCAGATGATTTACAAGAAATAGCTAGAACTATTTACGAAAATATTAACTAA
- a CDS encoding ABC transporter ATP-binding protein: MSTLLHIENLFGGYTHKNVLHGVSFKVNSGEIVGLIGLNGAGKSTTIKHIIGLMQPKKGDVFIQGKTFQENPEGYRNQLAYIPEMPILYDEMTLYEHLRLTAMAYNIDEQLFEERLEPLLKEFRMEKKLHWFPVHFSKGMRQKVMIMCAFLIEPPLYIVDEPFVGLDPLGIQSYLKMMEQMKEQGAGVLMSTHILATAERYCDRFVILHDGKLRAQGTLDELRSSFSMPTASLDDLYVQLTKEDNHV; the protein is encoded by the coding sequence GTGAGCACCTTATTACATATTGAAAATTTATTTGGTGGATATACACATAAAAATGTATTACATGGCGTTTCCTTTAAAGTGAATAGTGGTGAGATTGTTGGATTAATCGGTTTAAATGGAGCTGGTAAAAGTACAACTATTAAACATATTATTGGCTTAATGCAGCCGAAAAAAGGTGACGTTTTTATACAAGGAAAAACATTTCAGGAAAACCCTGAAGGATATCGTAATCAACTAGCATACATTCCAGAAATGCCTATTTTATACGATGAAATGACTTTATATGAACATTTGCGTTTAACTGCAATGGCTTACAATATTGATGAACAGCTGTTTGAAGAAAGATTAGAGCCATTATTAAAAGAATTTCGTATGGAGAAAAAACTTCATTGGTTTCCGGTACATTTTTCAAAAGGTATGCGTCAAAAAGTGATGATAATGTGTGCATTTTTAATTGAACCGCCACTTTATATTGTGGACGAGCCTTTTGTTGGTCTTGATCCACTAGGCATCCAATCATATTTGAAAATGATGGAGCAAATGAAGGAACAAGGAGCTGGAGTATTGATGTCCACTCATATATTAGCAACAGCAGAAAGGTATTGTGATCGATTTGTAATTTTGCATGATGGTAAGTTACGTGCCCAAGGAACGTTGGATGAGTTACGTTCGAGTTTTAGTATGCCAACAGCTTCTTTAGATGACTTATATGTGCAATTAACAAAGGAAGATAACCATGTTTGA
- a CDS encoding ABC transporter permease, translating into MFDSHLFYKNRLSSHIKNLSRYLRYIFNGHIAFAMFFFISASAYYYQQWLANLPENFPTAIIIGIVFGLLVSYSPIRTLLQEPDLVFLIPAEKQMKNYFRNSLIYSFVIQLYLVLLFAAALAPLYFATFPEREGSMYFTSLAILLLWKVANLFANWWMLKVREPSIRRIDLLTRTILNVVVFYFMVAGNMLMTVITVSLFIVVLIYDFWYSSKQAGILWDLLIEKDNNRMQSFYRIANMFAEVPHLKNRVKRRNWLVSLIVKGIPFSKEATYSYLYRISFVRSGDYVGMYIRLIMIGGIFIWIMPNSWIKILFGLLFLYLSTFQMMSLYQHHRTNIWLDIYPVPQHLKRDAVLSIIRQLGIIQAILFSFLFLFLGDWLGFVIMMIVGVIFTITFTQGYIRSKFQQTSNI; encoded by the coding sequence ATGTTTGACTCTCATCTGTTTTATAAAAATCGATTATCTTCTCACATAAAAAATTTAAGTCGTTACTTACGATATATATTTAATGGACATATTGCTTTTGCGATGTTTTTCTTTATATCTGCATCTGCATATTATTATCAACAATGGTTAGCAAACTTACCAGAGAACTTTCCAACAGCAATTATAATTGGGATTGTTTTTGGATTACTTGTTAGTTATAGTCCGATTAGAACATTACTTCAAGAGCCTGACTTAGTATTTTTAATACCAGCTGAAAAACAAATGAAAAATTATTTTCGTAATAGTTTAATTTATAGCTTTGTTATTCAATTATATTTAGTTCTGTTGTTTGCTGCTGCACTTGCACCACTTTATTTTGCAACTTTTCCAGAGAGAGAAGGGAGCATGTATTTTACTTCGCTTGCAATTCTTCTATTGTGGAAAGTTGCCAATTTATTTGCTAATTGGTGGATGCTAAAAGTTCGAGAACCAAGTATACGACGTATTGATTTATTAACAAGAACAATTCTAAACGTAGTTGTTTTCTATTTTATGGTAGCTGGCAATATGCTTATGACTGTAATTACAGTGAGTTTGTTCATCGTAGTTTTGATTTATGATTTTTGGTATTCCAGTAAGCAGGCAGGGATATTATGGGATTTGCTTATTGAGAAAGATAATAATCGCATGCAGTCCTTTTATCGAATAGCTAATATGTTTGCTGAGGTTCCTCATTTGAAAAATAGAGTAAAGCGGAGAAATTGGTTAGTTTCTCTAATTGTGAAGGGTATTCCTTTTTCTAAAGAAGCTACATACTCATATTTATATCGTATTTCTTTTGTTAGAAGTGGCGATTATGTAGGTATGTATATAAGACTCATTATGATAGGTGGTATTTTTATTTGGATTATGCCTAATAGTTGGATAAAAATACTATTTGGTTTATTATTTTTATATTTAAGTACATTCCAAATGATGTCCCTATATCAACATCATCGTACAAATATATGGTTAGATATTTATCCTGTTCCACAGCATTTGAAAAGAGACGCAGTACTCTCTATTATTAGACAACTGGGAATAATACAAGCCATTTTATTTTCTTTTTTATTTTTATTTTTAGGAGATTGGCTTGGTTTTGTAATTATGATGATAGTTGGGGTGATTTTTACAATTACTTTTACGCAAGGGTATATTCGGAGTAAATTTCAACAAACTTCTAATATTTAA
- a CDS encoding M20 metallopeptidase family protein: MLTKIFDTIDIHFDEMVEIRRYLHQYPELSFEETKTAAYIANYYEELGIPYETNIGGNGVIATLKGKKPGKIVALRADFDGLPIQDEKNVPYKSKVPGVMHACGHDGHTATLLVLAKVMQQHQEELKGTIIFLHQHAEEYAPGGAKPIIESGAINHVDAVFGTHLWATIPLGVLHTSTSAMMAGADRYEIIIQGKGGHGAYPHETKDAIVLGADIITKFQQIVSRRLDPLSTAVVTTGIFEAGSAFNIIADQAKLVGTVRHFDSSVQEKIIQEMERILKGECDANEASYEFNYIKGYPPLINHKEQAETILKASEKVKEIHTAEEAPPVMGGEDFAYYLHNKPGAYFFTGANLDGNPYPHHHPKFDINEKAMATAAKTLISVFMQYQEEQEANTF, from the coding sequence ATGTTAACAAAAATTTTTGATACAATTGATATTCATTTTGATGAAATGGTAGAAATAAGAAGATATTTACATCAATATCCTGAACTATCCTTTGAAGAAACAAAAACTGCAGCTTATATTGCAAATTATTATGAAGAATTAGGCATACCTTATGAAACAAACATTGGTGGAAATGGGGTAATCGCTACATTAAAAGGAAAAAAACCAGGTAAAATAGTTGCATTACGAGCGGATTTTGATGGACTGCCAATCCAAGATGAAAAGAATGTTCCATATAAATCAAAAGTCCCTGGTGTTATGCATGCGTGTGGGCATGATGGTCATACAGCAACTCTCCTAGTATTGGCTAAAGTAATGCAGCAGCATCAAGAAGAACTAAAAGGCACCATAATTTTCTTACATCAGCATGCTGAAGAATATGCTCCTGGAGGGGCAAAGCCGATCATCGAATCAGGGGCAATTAATCATGTTGATGCTGTTTTTGGTACTCATTTATGGGCTACCATTCCTTTAGGAGTACTACATACCTCGACAAGTGCTATGATGGCGGGTGCAGACCGGTACGAAATCATTATTCAAGGTAAAGGCGGTCATGGTGCATATCCACATGAAACGAAAGACGCAATAGTATTGGGGGCAGATATCATTACAAAATTTCAACAGATTGTAAGTAGAAGATTAGATCCTCTCAGTACGGCAGTAGTCACTACTGGTATTTTTGAAGCTGGGAGCGCCTTCAACATTATTGCTGACCAAGCTAAGCTTGTAGGAACTGTTCGACATTTTGATAGTAGTGTTCAGGAGAAAATAATTCAAGAGATGGAACGCATTCTTAAAGGAGAATGTGATGCTAATGAGGCAAGCTATGAATTTAATTATATAAAAGGTTATCCACCATTAATTAATCATAAAGAACAGGCAGAAACTATACTTAAAGCTAGTGAAAAAGTAAAAGAAATACACACCGCTGAAGAAGCACCTCCAGTTATGGGTGGTGAAGATTTTGCTTATTATCTTCATAATAAACCAGGGGCTTATTTTTTTACTGGGGCAAATTTAGATGGGAATCCATATCCTCACCATCATCCAAAATTCGATATCAATGAAAAAGCAATGGCAACTGCTGCAAAAACATTAATCAGCGTATTTATGCAATATCAAGAAGAACAGGAAGCAAATACATTTTAA
- a CDS encoding ferritin-like domain-containing protein → MDKEVQELIDGLNEDLANEYAAAIQYTYSASVVTGLYRSALKPFFESEINDELGHALYLSEKIKTLGGTPTTTAASIPQPTEVADLLKAALQSESDTIKRYEKRKLQAEKLKFTELVVKLDDLISDETHHKEEIERLLEDPRIS, encoded by the coding sequence ATGGATAAAGAAGTTCAAGAACTTATTGATGGTTTAAATGAAGATTTAGCAAATGAATACGCTGCAGCAATTCAGTATACGTACAGTGCTTCAGTAGTTACAGGTTTATATCGATCAGCCTTAAAGCCTTTTTTTGAATCAGAAATTAACGATGAACTCGGTCATGCTCTATATCTCTCTGAAAAAATAAAAACTTTAGGTGGGACACCAACCACAACCGCTGCATCCATACCACAACCCACTGAAGTAGCAGATTTATTAAAAGCAGCTCTTCAATCAGAATCAGATACCATTAAACGTTACGAAAAACGTAAGCTACAAGCAGAGAAATTAAAATTTACTGAGCTTGTGGTTAAATTAGATGACCTTATTTCTGATGAAACACATCATAAGGAAGAAATTGAACGACTTTTAGAAGACCCTAGAATTTCCTAA
- a CDS encoding phosphatase PAP2 family protein has product MGNKKIGIIFLTILLVIIGIWSIQVTIGIVPLTDRPTREFVDKLSNTTISDLFRNITELGSSTFLIPFVIVIAIVLLLLYKHWFPALLFVSSIVLTHVLNVAIKMATTRERPSISVEAHAEGYSFPSGHSMIPMVCYGLVAYFIGKKLPSSTAKIAFQSACGLLVLLIGISRYVINVHYLTDVIAGFTLGFILLMGSVYIHKKFEHSPTRDVEKSNP; this is encoded by the coding sequence ATGGGAAACAAAAAGATAGGGATTATTTTTTTAACTATATTACTTGTGATTATTGGTATTTGGTCGATACAAGTAACAATAGGTATTGTTCCTTTAACAGATCGTCCAACAAGAGAATTTGTAGATAAGTTAAGTAATACTACTATTTCTGATTTGTTTAGAAATATTACCGAATTAGGTTCTAGTACTTTTCTAATTCCATTTGTGATTGTCATCGCAATCGTTTTATTACTTCTATATAAACATTGGTTTCCAGCACTACTCTTCGTAAGTAGCATAGTATTAACACATGTTTTAAATGTTGCGATTAAAATGGCTACGACAAGAGAAAGACCAAGCATCTCGGTGGAAGCACATGCGGAAGGGTATAGCTTTCCGTCTGGTCATTCGATGATTCCAATGGTTTGCTATGGGTTAGTCGCTTACTTTATTGGAAAAAAATTACCATCAAGTACTGCGAAAATTGCCTTTCAAAGTGCTTGTGGATTACTTGTATTACTCATAGGTATAAGTCGATATGTAATTAATGTTCATTACCTAACCGATGTTATAGCTGGGTTTACGTTAGGCTTCATATTATTAATGGGAAGTGTTTATATCCATAAGAAATTTGAACATTCTCCTACTAGAGACGTAGAAAAAAGCAATCCTTAG
- the liaF gene encoding cell wall-active antibiotics response protein LiaF, with the protein MRFLKYLFAMILIAFGMLLVLNNIGVYDFQLGSSWGYIYPSFFIVYGLFSLWNYLRKKGGGWMFSSFLIIFGTLLLLDRFQYISFGFWDVFQLWPLFIVYIGVSIINSKQEGWRQYSKGATYSKGNSHFSIGDYQQKQEWNLEPLNLRNLAGDFYLDLTKAYIPDKTTPISIRSLAGDVTVLLPEHIDFRIDAAINAGEIIVLNDIADGINRNINYESENYPNASKKVDLFIRLKAGSIRVERI; encoded by the coding sequence ATGCGATTTTTAAAATATCTATTTGCAATGATTCTAATCGCGTTTGGAATGTTGCTTGTATTGAACAATATAGGAGTATATGATTTTCAACTTGGTAGTTCTTGGGGATATATTTATCCTAGTTTCTTTATTGTCTACGGTCTATTTAGTTTATGGAATTACTTAAGAAAAAAAGGTGGAGGCTGGATGTTTTCATCTTTCCTGATTATTTTCGGAACATTGCTTTTACTTGATAGATTTCAATATATTTCGTTTGGTTTTTGGGATGTTTTCCAATTATGGCCATTGTTCATCGTCTATATCGGAGTATCCATTATAAATTCGAAACAAGAAGGATGGAGACAGTATTCAAAGGGTGCAACGTATTCTAAAGGTAATTCTCACTTTTCCATAGGAGATTATCAGCAAAAACAGGAGTGGAATTTGGAACCTTTAAACCTAAGAAATTTAGCTGGCGATTTTTATTTGGACCTGACGAAAGCATATATTCCTGATAAAACAACACCAATCTCTATTCGTTCTTTAGCAGGAGATGTAACCGTATTGCTACCAGAGCATATCGATTTTCGAATAGATGCGGCTATAAATGCTGGAGAAATTATCGTGTTGAATGATATAGCTGATGGAATTAATCGAAATATAAATTATGAATCAGAAAATTATCCAAACGCGAGTAAGAAAGTTGATTTGTTTATACGCCTAAAAGCAGGTTCCATTCGAGTGGAAAGAATTTAA
- a CDS encoding sensor histidine kinase → MHQRLKGIRFIFIRSHIFVLFLSSFILLSILLSVYVLFEPEWLTTKSVFLFIISHLLIGFPLAFYAGFNGNGNYLKTSFDAITLLIKQYANGNYQSSIQLLDNGDDEIHRAANSLNELGKKLQNQVKSLQKMADEKSELAKSAHKTAVIEERQRIARDLHDAVSQELFALAMLSEAAIKQLDLKPELAKTQMLEVSQSAHQAQTEMRALLLHLRPVYLSGESLVEGLHKLINELKQKSNLQFKLKLDDQLEMKETIEEHIFRIVQESLSNILRHANATEVYVEISKKSEEIFILIEDNGEGFDMAETDGKKTSYGLKTMKERSEEIGGTFTVRSNIDEGTYIQIRIPYEEERRRRM, encoded by the coding sequence ATGCATCAACGTTTAAAAGGAATTCGATTTATATTCATTCGTTCTCATATATTTGTTCTATTCCTCTCTTCATTTATTTTACTTTCCATATTATTGTCGGTTTATGTTTTATTTGAACCGGAATGGTTAACAACAAAGAGTGTCTTTCTTTTCATTATTTCACATCTACTTATCGGTTTCCCATTAGCTTTTTACGCTGGGTTTAACGGTAATGGCAATTATTTAAAGACTAGTTTTGATGCTATTACATTATTAATCAAGCAATATGCAAACGGAAATTATCAGTCATCTATTCAACTATTAGATAATGGAGATGATGAAATTCACAGGGCGGCTAATTCTTTAAATGAATTAGGAAAGAAATTACAAAATCAAGTGAAATCACTGCAAAAAATGGCGGATGAAAAATCAGAATTAGCGAAATCAGCACATAAAACAGCAGTGATTGAAGAAAGGCAGCGAATCGCAAGAGATTTACATGATGCAGTGAGTCAAGAATTATTTGCACTCGCAATGTTATCTGAAGCGGCTATAAAACAATTAGATTTAAAACCCGAATTGGCAAAAACGCAAATGCTTGAAGTCTCTCAATCTGCTCATCAAGCACAAACAGAAATGAGAGCGTTATTACTTCATTTACGGCCAGTATATTTAAGTGGTGAATCTTTGGTTGAAGGTTTACATAAATTAATTAATGAATTAAAACAAAAAAGTAACTTACAGTTTAAGCTCAAATTAGATGATCAACTTGAAATGAAAGAAACGATTGAAGAACATATTTTTCGAATTGTACAAGAATCTTTATCTAATATATTAAGGCATGCAAACGCAACCGAGGTGTATGTAGAGATTTCGAAAAAATCAGAAGAAATCTTTATTTTAATCGAAGATAACGGTGAAGGATTTGATATGGCAGAGACTGATGGGAAAAAGACTTCTTATGGATTAAAAACAATGAAAGAGCGTAGTGAAGAAATTGGCGGTACATTTACTGTCCGATCTAATATAGATGAAGGTACTTATATACAAATTAGAATACCATATGAAGAGGAACGGAGGAGAAGAATGTGA
- a CDS encoding response regulator transcription factor, whose product MIRVVVIDDHDVVRKGIVAYLQTEEDIEIVGQASSGFEGVEIVLKEKPDVVLMDLIMENGTGIEATEKIIKDYPDCKVIILTSFYDDEKVFPAIEAGAFSYILKTSTATEIASAIKKATIGENVIEQKVASKMMANFQSKKRKLHDDLTEREREVLLCIGEGLTNQEISEKLYIGVKTVKTHVSNILSKLDVHDRTQAAVYVHRNKLLQ is encoded by the coding sequence GTGATTCGTGTCGTAGTTATTGATGACCATGATGTTGTTCGAAAAGGAATTGTTGCTTATTTACAGACAGAAGAAGATATAGAAATTGTTGGGCAGGCATCAAGTGGTTTTGAAGGAGTTGAAATTGTTCTAAAAGAAAAACCAGATGTGGTATTAATGGATTTAATTATGGAAAATGGAACTGGTATTGAAGCAACAGAAAAGATAATTAAAGACTATCCAGATTGTAAAGTAATCATCTTAACAAGTTTTTATGATGACGAGAAGGTCTTTCCAGCTATTGAAGCAGGGGCGTTCAGTTATATTTTAAAGACTTCAACAGCAACAGAAATCGCGTCCGCTATCAAAAAGGCTACAATAGGAGAGAATGTAATTGAACAAAAAGTGGCGAGTAAAATGATGGCAAATTTCCAATCAAAGAAGAGAAAATTACATGATGATTTAACAGAAAGGGAAAGAGAAGTGCTTCTATGTATTGGAGAAGGACTAACGAATCAAGAAATAAGTGAAAAATTGTATATTGGTGTGAAAACAGTAAAAACCCACGTTAGCAATATCCTTTCGAAATTAGATGTACATGATAGAACACAGGCAGCTGTCTATGTTCACCGAAACAAATTACTACAGTAA
- a CDS encoding disulfide oxidoreductase — translation MKKLTKKAENLLLLIWVQAFLALAGSLFYSEVMNYVPCELCWYQRILMYPLVLIYGVAAIKKDISIALPGLFMSGIGILVSTYHYLVQHVSIFQEVGGACSGSVPCNVIYVNYFGFISIPFMAGIAFLIIFVLHLLILREQGRKA, via the coding sequence ATGAAGAAACTAACAAAAAAAGCAGAGAATTTATTACTGCTTATATGGGTACAAGCCTTTTTAGCGTTGGCTGGGAGTTTATTTTATTCTGAAGTAATGAACTATGTCCCATGTGAATTATGTTGGTATCAACGGATCTTAATGTATCCACTGGTATTGATTTATGGGGTAGCAGCGATTAAAAAAGATATATCAATTGCTTTACCGGGCTTATTCATGAGCGGAATCGGAATTCTTGTATCTACATATCATTATTTAGTCCAGCATGTCTCCATCTTTCAAGAAGTTGGAGGAGCATGTAGTGGGAGTGTACCGTGTAACGTAATTTATGTGAATTACTTTGGTTTTATTAGTATTCCTTTTATGGCAGGAATCGCATTTCTAATCATATTTGTATTACATCTTTTAATCTTAAGAGAACAAGGGAGGAAAGCGTAA
- a CDS encoding thioredoxin family protein — protein MGKKMIIIISVIVLLFVALIFVVNYKNDQATQDSPYGDKDLEQETIDQLDNPLYQNQIMPDNLSQQIEDGESVTVYFYSPVCVYCQNTTPYLVPLAEDMNVDMKKLNLYEFEAAWGTFSVDSTPTLVHYEDGEEVARLIGQKPEEEYRAFFEEYVN, from the coding sequence ATGGGTAAAAAGATGATTATTATCATTAGTGTCATAGTGTTATTATTTGTTGCACTAATATTCGTAGTGAATTATAAAAATGATCAAGCTACACAAGATAGCCCTTATGGTGATAAAGATTTAGAACAAGAAACTATTGATCAATTAGATAATCCACTTTATCAAAATCAAATAATGCCGGATAATCTAAGTCAACAAATAGAGGACGGTGAATCAGTAACAGTTTATTTCTACAGTCCAGTTTGTGTTTATTGTCAAAATACAACTCCGTACTTAGTGCCATTAGCAGAAGATATGAATGTGGATATGAAGAAATTAAACTTGTATGAATTTGAAGCAGCTTGGGGAACTTTTTCTGTAGATTCCACTCCAACATTAGTACATTATGAGGATGGGGAAGAAGTTGCAAGGCTTATCGGACAAAAACCAGAAGAAGAATATAGAGCATTTTTCGAAGAATATGTAAATTAA